Proteins encoded together in one Anaerobaca lacustris window:
- a CDS encoding response regulator transcription factor, translating into MRIRIIIADDHTIVRHGLTRLLQQDSDVEVVAQAQNGHATVELARELSPDIVVMDVGMPDLNGIDATQQILRENSKIKVLALSMHSGRKFVVAMLKAGASGYLLKDCALEELTTALQTIMSGKIYLSPAITDIVVDSYVRQPAESEKSAFSVLSQREREVLQLMAEGNTTKQIALHLHISPKTVEGHRLRLMSKLDIDNVAQLTKYAIQEGLTSAEL; encoded by the coding sequence ATGAGAATTCGGATTATCATTGCCGACGATCATACCATCGTCCGTCACGGACTGACCAGACTGCTTCAGCAGGACAGCGACGTCGAGGTCGTTGCCCAAGCCCAAAACGGACACGCCACCGTGGAGCTCGCCAGAGAGCTGTCGCCCGACATCGTCGTGATGGACGTTGGCATGCCCGACCTCAACGGGATCGATGCGACGCAGCAGATTCTGCGTGAGAACTCCAAGATCAAGGTCCTGGCCCTGTCCATGCACTCCGGGCGCAAATTCGTGGTGGCCATGCTCAAGGCGGGCGCATCAGGATACCTGTTGAAGGACTGTGCGCTGGAGGAACTGACGACCGCTCTACAGACCATCATGTCCGGCAAGATCTATCTGAGTCCCGCGATCACCGATATCGTCGTTGACAGCTATGTGCGCCAGCCGGCGGAATCCGAGAAGTCGGCGTTCTCCGTCCTCTCACAACGTGAGAGGGAAGTGCTTCAACTCATGGCCGAGGGCAACACGACCAAGCAGATCGCGTTGCATCTGCACATCAGCCCCAAGACCGTCGAAGGCCATCGCCTCCGCCTCATGTCGAAACTGGACATCGACAACGTCGCCCAGTTGACCAAGTACGCCATCCAGGAAGGGCTGACGTCGGCCGAGCTATAG
- a CDS encoding ferredoxin family protein, with translation MTTGHTEKRPHVVFCSCAYYETIPQAVKERVFTSLRDAGIAVEAVADLCGMAAGRHPRLRHWARAEPLVVVACFPRAVRWLFEAAGTPLNPERTRLFNMRTQSPEEIARELMKDDGSWMIEEKSAPSAPNHQSSIENHQSDWVPWFPVIDYDRCANCKQCMNFCLFGVYGLSDGGRVEVQNPAGCKTNCPACARMCPRSAIIFPKYADSPINGDDAPPPAEVPQESAPDLRSLLRGDVYDRIRRRAPGQKRFSTDAPDSVPAGPCPTIDALRRDLDIPDDVLASLSGAELQRLRSQARTPEAGDGDKKESRNA, from the coding sequence ATGACAACAGGGCATACCGAGAAGCGGCCGCACGTGGTGTTCTGTAGCTGCGCCTACTACGAGACCATCCCGCAAGCCGTGAAGGAGCGCGTCTTTACATCTTTGCGCGACGCGGGTATCGCCGTGGAAGCCGTAGCCGATCTGTGCGGCATGGCCGCTGGTCGGCATCCGAGACTGCGGCACTGGGCCCGGGCCGAGCCCCTGGTCGTCGTGGCCTGTTTTCCACGGGCGGTCCGGTGGCTGTTCGAGGCTGCGGGCACCCCGCTGAACCCCGAACGGACGCGGCTGTTCAACATGCGAACCCAATCCCCCGAGGAGATTGCGCGGGAATTGATGAAGGATGATGGATCATGGATGATTGAAGAGAAGTCCGCCCCTTCGGCCCCCAATCATCAATCATCAATCGAAAACCATCAATCGGATTGGGTGCCGTGGTTCCCTGTGATCGACTACGACCGATGCGCCAACTGCAAGCAGTGCATGAACTTCTGCCTGTTTGGCGTATATGGACTGTCCGATGGAGGACGCGTGGAGGTGCAAAACCCGGCCGGCTGCAAGACGAACTGCCCGGCCTGCGCGCGGATGTGTCCGAGAAGTGCGATCATCTTCCCCAAGTATGCCGATTCCCCTATCAACGGTGATGATGCCCCGCCGCCGGCCGAGGTGCCACAGGAATCGGCCCCGGACCTGCGCAGCCTACTGCGAGGGGATGTTTACGACAGGATTCGCCGGCGCGCTCCGGGGCAGAAGCGATTTTCGACCGATGCGCCGGACAGCGTACCGGCCGGGCCGTGTCCCACGATCGATGCGCTGCGGCGCGACCTTGATATCCCCGACGACGTCCTGGCCTCGTTGTCCGGCGCGGAATTGCAGCGCCTCCGCTCTCAGGCGCGCACCCCGGAGGCCGGAGACGGCGACAAGAAAGAGAGCCGCAATGCCTGA
- a CDS encoding sensor histidine kinase, whose translation MAQEDHRVRIGRTLLALVCWAVVLSALYVLSRHGFLLFHSLVEIASVSVAFAIFLIVWNSREFMQNGYMLFLGAAFLFVGALDLIHTLAYKGMGVFPGHGVNLPTQLWIVARYVESLSFLIAPVFLRRRYNIGWVLLAYAVLSCLILLSIFGGLFPACYDDIGNRLTPFKEISEFIIIGILLAALLALFMDRAAFDPRVLKYISFSIFVTILSEFMFTRYTSPYEGTNAVGHLLKIVAFYFVYKALVEIGLREPYNLLYRELKQRQIDLQEAHDDLEARVRQRTVELSQTVETLQGEAQARMRAEEKILADQVQLRALTAQLLRVEDQERRAIATELHDSVGQILAFIKIEMGELRRAQLPARLAQTVHHVREQVDEAIQQTRTLTFEISPPELYTLGLESALEELTQRFSQERQIECTIQDTDDPKPLSDQMKTLLYRSVRELLVNAAKHARATGVRVTVDRVDQDIRIIVEDNGIGFDTSDLENPSPHRTAGFGLFSIRERLTHMGGAVYIQSDRAKGTKVVLRAPLEDAGRQ comes from the coding sequence ATGGCACAAGAGGACCATCGTGTACGGATCGGCCGGACGCTTCTTGCCCTGGTCTGCTGGGCGGTCGTTCTCAGCGCTCTCTATGTGCTCAGCCGGCATGGGTTCCTGCTTTTCCACAGCTTGGTCGAGATCGCCAGCGTCAGCGTCGCGTTCGCCATTTTCCTGATCGTCTGGAACAGCCGGGAGTTCATGCAGAACGGCTATATGCTCTTTCTCGGTGCGGCGTTCCTCTTCGTCGGCGCGCTCGACCTGATCCACACGCTTGCGTACAAGGGGATGGGGGTCTTTCCCGGTCACGGAGTCAACCTGCCGACGCAGCTCTGGATCGTCGCACGGTATGTCGAGAGCCTGTCGTTTCTGATCGCCCCGGTCTTCCTTCGACGCCGATACAACATCGGATGGGTTCTTTTGGCCTATGCGGTGCTTTCGTGTCTCATCTTGCTGTCGATCTTCGGGGGACTCTTTCCGGCCTGCTACGACGACATCGGCAACCGACTGACACCGTTTAAGGAAATCAGCGAGTTCATCATTATCGGAATTCTCCTGGCCGCTTTGCTCGCGCTGTTCATGGATCGTGCCGCGTTTGATCCGCGGGTTCTGAAGTACATCAGTTTCTCGATTTTCGTGACGATACTGTCCGAGTTTATGTTCACCCGGTATACGAGTCCTTACGAAGGGACCAATGCCGTCGGCCATCTGCTGAAGATCGTCGCGTTCTACTTCGTCTATAAGGCCCTGGTCGAGATCGGCCTGCGGGAGCCGTACAATCTGCTCTACCGTGAGTTGAAACAGCGCCAGATCGATCTCCAGGAAGCCCACGACGATCTGGAAGCCAGAGTTCGGCAGCGCACCGTCGAGTTGTCGCAGACGGTGGAGACCCTTCAAGGCGAGGCACAGGCGCGGATGCGGGCCGAGGAGAAGATTCTCGCCGATCAGGTGCAGCTCCGAGCCCTGACCGCCCAACTGCTCCGCGTCGAGGACCAGGAACGGCGCGCCATCGCCACGGAATTGCACGACTCGGTCGGCCAGATCCTGGCGTTCATCAAGATCGAGATGGGAGAGCTGCGCCGGGCCCAGCTTCCCGCCAGGCTCGCGCAGACCGTCCACCACGTCCGCGAGCAGGTCGATGAGGCGATCCAACAGACGCGAACGCTGACGTTCGAGATCAGTCCGCCGGAACTGTATACGCTCGGTCTGGAGTCCGCTCTGGAGGAATTGACGCAGCGGTTCAGTCAGGAGCGTCAGATCGAGTGCACCATACAGGATACGGACGATCCCAAGCCGCTGAGCGATCAGATGAAGACGTTGCTCTATCGCTCCGTCCGCGAGCTCCTGGTCAACGCGGCCAAACACGCCAGGGCCACCGGCGTACGTGTCACCGTGGATCGAGTCGATCAGGACATTCGAATCATCGTGGAAGACAACGGCATCGGTTTCGACACGTCTGACCTCGAAAACCCCTCTCCGCACAGGACCGCAGGGTTCGGGCTCTTCAGCATCCGGGAAAGGTTGACACACATGGGTGGCGCCGTGTATATTCAGTCTGATCGTGCGAAAGGAACGAAAGTGGTGCTGAGGGCGCCTCTGGAAGACGCCGGTCGCCAATAG
- a CDS encoding B12-binding domain-containing radical SAM protein, translated as MPESRLRPAVVLVADRSLSADYRILFDGMFATMQMTQVPEIFMRRFLAPAVPTDADGRARTVPLGLRRVESALLKYTTLEPDDVVCTTPERLGDVIGPWVKVVGFSSSDPLGMGMSNTTTANFWKGELYTRRWTRQTLEQLTALKRRHGFKIVVGGAGAWQWIVHADKRPDVDIDVVFQGYFEASGPELFTELLNGRLPGHHVVEADIGADRIQPICGPSLLGIVELSRGCGRGCKFCAMARHGMKHLDPDTILADLQTNVAGGLKAVVSGSEDFFRYGAKGLRPDFEKLCGLLERMRQIKGLSFMQIDHANVTSVLQLTDEQLREIRRLLTWERPSEYLWVNMGVESANGHLVAANSPGKVAPFDPDDWGRMVRETADRTTRCGFFPVVSVLLGMPGETPDDVTATLELVRDLAAKNAVIFPIFYEPMATGAEADKQRFTLAKMTLEHLELYRTCYEQNFKMVPKLFWDNQRAGGVSWARRAFMQTLGHGEVMTWRRTFRRLRRQMDRSISTVVEKEQVYAS; from the coding sequence ATGCCTGAATCCCGACTCAGACCGGCGGTCGTCCTCGTCGCCGACCGGTCACTCAGCGCCGATTATCGCATCCTCTTCGACGGCATGTTCGCCACGATGCAGATGACCCAGGTGCCCGAGATCTTCATGCGTCGCTTCCTCGCCCCTGCCGTGCCGACAGACGCCGACGGGCGCGCCCGAACGGTCCCCTTGGGACTGCGGCGGGTCGAATCGGCGCTGCTCAAGTACACGACTCTGGAACCGGACGATGTGGTCTGCACGACGCCGGAGCGACTGGGCGATGTGATCGGTCCGTGGGTGAAGGTCGTGGGTTTCAGCTCCAGCGATCCGCTCGGGATGGGCATGAGCAATACGACGACCGCCAACTTCTGGAAGGGCGAACTCTACACCCGGCGATGGACACGTCAGACCCTCGAACAACTGACGGCGCTGAAGCGCCGGCACGGTTTCAAGATCGTCGTCGGCGGCGCAGGAGCCTGGCAGTGGATCGTCCATGCGGACAAGCGACCCGACGTCGATATCGACGTGGTCTTCCAGGGCTATTTCGAGGCCTCGGGGCCCGAGCTGTTCACCGAACTGCTGAACGGCCGCCTGCCTGGGCATCACGTGGTCGAAGCGGACATCGGCGCCGATCGCATCCAGCCGATTTGCGGTCCATCGCTGCTCGGGATTGTTGAGCTGTCACGCGGCTGCGGCAGGGGGTGCAAGTTCTGCGCGATGGCGCGCCACGGAATGAAGCACCTCGATCCCGACACGATTCTGGCCGACCTGCAAACCAACGTGGCCGGGGGCCTCAAGGCGGTGGTCAGCGGCAGCGAGGACTTCTTCCGCTATGGCGCGAAGGGGCTGCGTCCCGATTTTGAAAAGCTGTGCGGTCTGCTGGAACGGATGCGGCAGATCAAGGGGCTGTCGTTCATGCAGATCGACCACGCCAACGTGACATCGGTTCTGCAACTGACCGACGAGCAGCTTCGCGAGATTCGGCGTCTCTTGACCTGGGAGCGGCCGAGCGAGTATCTATGGGTGAATATGGGCGTCGAAAGCGCCAACGGGCATTTGGTGGCCGCCAACAGCCCGGGCAAGGTCGCGCCCTTCGATCCGGACGATTGGGGCCGGATGGTTCGCGAGACGGCGGACCGCACGACGCGTTGCGGGTTCTTTCCCGTCGTCAGTGTCCTGCTGGGCATGCCGGGCGAGACCCCGGACGACGTCACGGCGACCCTGGAACTGGTTCGGGACCTGGCGGCAAAGAACGCCGTGATCTTTCCCATTTTCTACGAGCCGATGGCCACAGGGGCGGAGGCCGACAAACAGCGATTCACGCTGGCGAAGATGACGCTCGAACACCTGGAGCTCTATCGGACCTGCTACGAGCAGAATTTCAAGATGGTCCCGAAGTTGTTCTGGGACAATCAGCGTGCTGGCGGCGTCTCGTGGGCCCGACGTGCGTTCATGCAGACCCTCGGACACGGCGAAGTGATGACCTGGCGACGGACCTTCAGGAGATTGCGAAGACAGATGGATCGTTCCATTTCGACAGTGGTGGAGAAGGAGCAGGTGTATGCCTCATGA